Proteins encoded together in one Desulfuromonas acetexigens window:
- a CDS encoding Ppx/GppA phosphatase family protein, giving the protein MRPQGVRGDAAKGKSSGQRLAALDIGTNSIRCIVVEILEGGDYRVLDDEKATVRLGEGLAASGSISTAAWERAAQALKRMKQIADGLGATHFVAVATSAVRKAANGKAFVAAMAKDAGVEIEVIDGEQEAELAALSARHHFDMAGSRYAMIDIGGGSVEMVTATGEHIEEIHSLELGAVLLTERFIHGDPAPEKDLARLRKHIRQSLKETLATPDFPVQCLIGSGGTLNSVGAMVMALRREAYGSVHGYEVLRSEVVHLLAMLERKDARQRREITGLSPERADIIIAGVTLVDELMRFFGANLLRINERGIREGLILKSLDDLGLMEKREARRDWRTVVQEFARSCHSDEGHAETVRDLSLQIFDGTAALHGLDERARQLLEAAALLHDVGYFIDYAKHHKHSYHLIRHAGLFGFTPREQEVVANLARYHRKSLPKKKHENFALLSAEDQQLVRQLGGILRLADGLDRCRSGNLQRITAELTGKTCTLRLAGKGDLGVELYGGQSKGDLFEEAFERKLVLALVKN; this is encoded by the coding sequence ATGAGACCGCAAGGAGTACGCGGTGACGCCGCCAAGGGAAAGAGTTCAGGGCAACGACTCGCGGCCCTCGATATCGGTACCAACTCCATTCGTTGCATCGTCGTTGAAATCCTGGAAGGGGGGGATTACCGGGTACTCGACGACGAAAAAGCGACGGTGCGGCTCGGGGAAGGGCTGGCGGCCAGCGGCTCGATTTCGACCGCCGCCTGGGAGCGGGCGGCCCAGGCCCTCAAGCGCATGAAGCAGATCGCTGACGGGCTGGGGGCGACCCATTTCGTCGCCGTCGCCACCAGTGCCGTGCGCAAGGCCGCCAACGGCAAGGCGTTCGTCGCGGCGATGGCGAAGGACGCCGGGGTCGAGATTGAAGTCATCGACGGCGAACAGGAGGCGGAATTGGCCGCGTTGAGCGCCCGCCATCATTTCGACATGGCCGGCAGCCGCTACGCCATGATCGACATCGGCGGCGGCAGCGTCGAGATGGTGACCGCCACCGGCGAGCACATCGAAGAGATCCATTCCCTGGAACTGGGGGCGGTGCTGCTGACGGAGCGTTTTATCCACGGCGATCCCGCTCCGGAGAAGGATCTGGCCCGGCTGCGCAAGCATATCCGCCAATCCTTGAAAGAGACCTTGGCGACCCCCGATTTTCCCGTGCAGTGTCTCATCGGTTCCGGCGGCACCCTCAACTCCGTCGGCGCCATGGTCATGGCCCTGCGCAGGGAAGCCTACGGCTCCGTCCACGGCTACGAGGTGCTGCGTTCCGAGGTCGTCCATCTGCTGGCCATGCTCGAACGCAAGGATGCCCGGCAGCGGCGGGAAATCACCGGTCTCAGCCCGGAGCGGGCCGATATCATTATCGCCGGCGTGACCCTGGTCGATGAGCTGATGCGCTTCTTCGGCGCCAACCTGTTGCGCATCAACGAGCGCGGCATACGCGAGGGCTTGATTTTGAAAAGTCTGGATGATCTCGGTCTGATGGAAAAACGCGAGGCGCGGCGGGACTGGCGGACGGTGGTGCAGGAGTTCGCCCGCTCCTGCCATAGCGACGAGGGGCATGCCGAAACAGTGCGTGATCTCTCCCTGCAGATCTTCGACGGCACCGCCGCCTTGCACGGTCTCGATGAACGCGCCCGGCAACTGCTCGAAGCCGCCGCCCTGCTTCATGACGTCGGCTATTTCATCGATTACGCTAAGCATCACAAACATTCCTATCACCTCATCCGTCATGCCGGTCTTTTTGGCTTCACCCCCCGCGAACAGGAGGTCGTCGCTAACCTGGCCCGCTACCACCGCAAGTCCCTGCCGAAGAAAAAGCATGAGAACTTCGCCCTGCTGAGCGCCGAAGACCAGCAGCTGGTACGGCAACTGGGAGGCATCCTCCGCCTGGCCGATGGTCTCGATCGCTGTCGCAGCGGCAACCTGCAGCGGATTACCGCCGAACTGACGGGGAAAACCTGTACCCTGCGACTGGCAGGGAAGGGCGATCTCGGGGTGGAGCTTTACGGCGGGCAGAGCAAGGGCGATCTCTTCGAAGAGGCCTTTGAACGGAAGCTGGTGCTCGCGTTAGTGAAGAACTGA